The proteins below come from a single Demetria terragena DSM 11295 genomic window:
- a CDS encoding pyruvate, water dikinase regulatory protein, translating into MTSPPTEPTPESTPVFFLAGGTGISAETLGNLILGQFPRVPFTKRKIPFIKTVIEAQRVVAHVDSAKTEAVTPLVFSTVADEAIREELVKTECAFIDLFGAHLDMVERVLHVNAAHHAGTVHGIDDQLAYEARMKAIDYSMEHDDGQSLRALDQADLILIAPSRCGKTPTSMYLAIQHGLKVANYPLVEEDFDHQGLPRPIRPYADRIFGLSSTAARLSQVRGERRPGSRYASMAQCSYELRRAEALYSAHNVPSISSANKSVEEITAVILQNLDERPQRHVRR; encoded by the coding sequence ATGACGTCGCCACCGACGGAGCCCACGCCAGAATCAACTCCGGTGTTCTTTCTCGCTGGCGGCACGGGCATTTCTGCCGAGACACTCGGCAACCTGATCTTGGGCCAGTTCCCGCGGGTGCCGTTCACCAAGCGCAAAATCCCGTTCATCAAGACGGTGATTGAGGCCCAGCGTGTGGTCGCTCACGTCGACTCTGCCAAGACTGAAGCGGTGACTCCGTTGGTGTTCTCTACGGTGGCCGATGAGGCGATCCGGGAAGAGTTGGTCAAGACCGAGTGCGCGTTCATCGATCTGTTCGGCGCCCACCTGGACATGGTGGAACGCGTCCTGCACGTCAACGCCGCCCACCATGCCGGGACCGTGCACGGGATCGACGACCAACTGGCGTACGAGGCTCGGATGAAGGCCATCGACTACTCGATGGAGCACGACGACGGCCAGAGCCTGCGGGCCCTCGACCAGGCCGACCTGATCCTGATCGCGCCGTCCCGCTGCGGGAAGACCCCGACCTCGATGTACCTCGCGATCCAGCACGGCCTCAAGGTCGCGAACTACCCACTCGTCGAAGAAGACTTCGATCATCAGGGTCTGCCACGCCCCATTCGGCCGTACGCCGATCGCATTTTTGGTCTGTCCTCTACCGCAGCCCGGCTCAGCCAGGTGCGCGGTGAGCGTCGACCAGGCTCGCGCTACGCGAGCATGGCGCAGTGCAGTTATGAACTGCGCCGCGCTGAAGCGTTGTATTCCGCGCACAATGTGCCGTCCATCTCCTCGGCGAACAAGTCGGTGGAGGAGATCACGGCGGTCATCCTGCAGAATCTCGACGAGCGACCTCAGCGGCACGTACGCCGTTGA
- a CDS encoding VOC family protein, which produces MRLENISWDCHDERRVADFWVAAFGLQVGYEGLGLVEARLDLGEQQFLDLCFAQVPDPFEGPQRLHLDLLGGADQDEVVQRLLGLGATHVDLGQGEVPWVVLADPEGNAFCVMEHREEYARGTGPIASLPLDSSDPERDGAFWAAITGWQPAVGYAPVSLRHPSGAGPLLELCVEPEPRQGKSRLHLDVRPDRGDPDLVESVRRLGGRVLEQPAPDLPWTVCADPSGNEVCILAPQ; this is translated from the coding sequence ATGCGCCTGGAGAACATCAGCTGGGACTGTCACGACGAGCGGCGGGTCGCCGACTTCTGGGTGGCGGCGTTCGGCCTGCAGGTGGGGTACGAAGGGCTAGGCCTGGTCGAGGCACGCCTCGATCTCGGAGAGCAACAGTTCCTCGACCTGTGCTTCGCCCAGGTCCCCGACCCATTCGAGGGCCCGCAGCGACTGCACCTCGATCTGCTCGGCGGTGCGGATCAGGACGAGGTGGTGCAGCGTCTGTTGGGGCTCGGGGCGACGCACGTCGATCTCGGACAGGGTGAGGTGCCGTGGGTGGTGCTCGCCGACCCCGAAGGCAACGCGTTCTGTGTGATGGAACATCGCGAGGAGTACGCGCGCGGCACCGGGCCGATCGCCTCCCTCCCGTTGGACTCCTCCGACCCAGAACGCGATGGTGCGTTCTGGGCCGCGATCACCGGATGGCAGCCCGCCGTGGGGTACGCACCCGTGTCGCTGCGGCACCCAAGTGGCGCTGGACCATTGCTGGAGTTGTGCGTTGAACCCGAGCCACGCCAGGGCAAGAGTCGTCTGCACCTTGACGTACGTCCGGACCGCGGCGATCCCGACCTGGTCGAGTCCGTCAGGCGTCTCGGAGGCCGCGTGCTCGAGCAGCCTGCACCCGATCTGCCATGGACGGTGTGTGCCGACCCGTCCGGCAACGAGGTGTGCATCCTGGCGCCACAGTGA
- a CDS encoding endonuclease — MLITVRRSVAALGVAALAVTPTLASPLTAMAAPWPSSMSAAYAASLSVTDALARQDGSSQTVRGYVVGQPTGTNSVVTSKYPNDYAIALADRAGETDPSKMLFIQLSSGLRSTWGLASNPNLRGTQVDATGSLSAYFSHPGLKSASSIATAGDPTDPPTDPTDPPTDPTDPPSDPGDYYAGTEGLTGPALKTKLNTIISKQTVLSYGDVWDALGKTDQDPNNSNNVIQLYTGKSTPKSNNGGGADNWNREHVWAKSHGDFGTSNGPGTDVHHLRPTDVTVNSDRGNLDFDEGGTENDEAPGNFSDSDSWEPRDAVKGDVARMIFYMAVRYEGSGGAPDLEVNDKVNNGSAPYMGRLSVLKAWSQQDPPDAFEKNRNEVIFTSIQKNRNPFIDHPEWVAAIF; from the coding sequence ATGCTGATCACCGTTCGCCGTTCCGTTGCCGCCCTGGGGGTGGCCGCGCTCGCCGTGACCCCCACGCTTGCGTCGCCGCTCACCGCGATGGCCGCGCCGTGGCCGTCCTCCATGAGCGCCGCGTATGCCGCCTCGCTGAGCGTCACGGACGCCCTTGCCCGCCAGGACGGGTCCAGCCAGACCGTTCGCGGGTATGTCGTCGGCCAGCCCACCGGTACCAACTCGGTGGTGACCTCGAAGTATCCGAACGACTACGCCATCGCGCTGGCCGATCGGGCCGGGGAGACCGACCCGAGCAAGATGCTCTTTATCCAGCTTTCGAGCGGGCTGCGCTCGACATGGGGCTTGGCGAGCAATCCGAATCTGCGTGGCACTCAGGTGGATGCGACCGGGTCGCTCTCTGCGTACTTCTCCCATCCTGGGTTGAAAAGCGCCTCATCGATCGCTACCGCGGGCGACCCCACGGACCCGCCGACTGATCCCACAGACCCGCCCACCGATCCCACGGATCCGCCGAGTGACCCTGGCGACTACTACGCCGGCACTGAGGGCCTGACCGGGCCAGCGTTGAAGACGAAGCTCAACACGATCATCAGCAAGCAGACCGTGTTGTCGTATGGCGACGTCTGGGACGCGCTGGGCAAGACTGACCAGGACCCGAACAACAGCAACAACGTCATCCAGCTATACACCGGGAAGTCGACACCCAAGTCGAACAACGGTGGCGGCGCGGACAACTGGAACCGGGAGCACGTCTGGGCCAAGAGCCACGGTGACTTTGGAACGTCTAACGGTCCTGGCACTGACGTCCACCACCTGCGCCCAACCGACGTGACCGTGAACTCCGACCGCGGCAATCTCGACTTCGACGAGGGTGGCACGGAGAACGACGAAGCGCCCGGCAACTTCTCCGACAGCGACTCCTGGGAACCACGTGATGCGGTCAAGGGGGACGTCGCACGGATGATCTTCTACATGGCGGTGCGCTACGAAGGCTCCGGCGGCGCTCCCGACCTGGAGGTCAACGACAAGGTCAACAACGGTTCCGCTCCGTACATGGGTCGGCTTTCCGTCCTGAAAGCATGGAGCCAGCAGGATCCACCGGACGCCTTCGAGAAGAACCGCAACGAGGTCATCTTCACCTCGATCCAGAAGAACCGGAATCCGTTTATCGATCACCCGGAGTGGGTCGCGGCCATCTTCTGA
- a CDS encoding glycoside hydrolase family 16 protein, with protein MSKNHSYTYSKRRTAPAVVSIALSLGAIATTAPTPSDAATPAASSTPTWADDFNSFDSTKWEKRLFRDKNSLDGADFPEQVSITGDGHLRLRVGKLPEPQIFWSQPITHAGGYVWSRGKHTVGPGRIDVRAKLLPTGSSTGIWTAIWFRDTTLNGEIDLAEMIGTPNKQPKYYPSDGTGIQQTVYANMGVKSDPYHQRNFTLKSPAAEWHVYTLDWSRSQIIMRIDGVETYRTKDPDIMKAFSGSLDIRFSQFIGENWGSRVGATTGNPTDTFIDYVRYWKAPA; from the coding sequence ATGTCCAAGAATCATTCATACACCTATTCAAAAAGGAGAACAGCTCCCGCGGTAGTGAGCATCGCTCTCTCGCTCGGCGCTATTGCCACCACGGCCCCGACTCCGTCAGATGCCGCCACACCGGCGGCTTCGTCCACGCCCACTTGGGCCGACGATTTCAACAGTTTTGACTCCACCAAGTGGGAGAAGCGACTCTTCCGCGACAAGAACAGCCTCGACGGTGCAGACTTCCCGGAGCAGGTTTCCATCACCGGTGACGGCCACCTGCGACTACGGGTCGGCAAACTGCCCGAACCACAGATCTTCTGGAGTCAGCCGATAACCCATGCCGGTGGTTACGTCTGGAGCCGCGGCAAGCACACCGTCGGGCCGGGACGGATTGACGTCCGAGCCAAACTGTTGCCCACCGGGAGTTCAACCGGGATCTGGACCGCAATCTGGTTTCGGGACACCACGCTGAATGGAGAAATCGACCTGGCCGAGATGATCGGCACACCAAACAAACAGCCGAAATACTACCCTTCCGATGGAACCGGAATTCAACAAACAGTCTATGCGAACATGGGGGTTAAATCCGATCCCTACCACCAGCGAAATTTCACCTTGAAATCACCTGCGGCCGAATGGCATGTCTATACGCTGGACTGGAGTCGCAGCCAGATCATCATGAGGATCGACGGAGTCGAGACCTATCGCACGAAGGACCCAGACATCATGAAGGCCTTCAGTGGATCTCTGGACATTCGATTCAGTCAGTTCATCGGCGAAAACTGGGGTTCTCGCGTCGGCGCGACCACAGGCAACCCCACGGACACCTTCATCGACTACGTCCGCTACTGGAAGGCTCCCGCGTAG
- a CDS encoding aminotransferase class I/II-fold pyridoxal phosphate-dependent enzyme, translating to MRILEEPSVALSDLSSEELSAFVEEQRAAYEQYVAAGLSLDLTRGKPSAEQLDLSERLLSLPEGHTSADGTDVRNYGGLAGLPELRALFAELLGVEPGQIIAGGNSSLTLMSDTLVHLLLHGGVDSEGPWAGQGTMRFICPVPGYDRHFALLESLGIEMVTVPMNADGPDVAAVKELVKDPSVKGMWLVPTYGNPSGITCSQEVAAELAGMETAAPDFKILWDNAYALHHLTDTEVKSADILSLASASGHPHRPVVFASTSKITFAGAGVAFLAGSTETVKWFTGHLGKSSIGPDKVNHLRHMQFFGDANGVRAHMAKHRAIIKPKFDAVDEILTDDLAAHEVATWTRPEGGYFVSLDVLPGTAARVVELAKAAGVALTPAGASFPHGKDPQDTNIRLAPTLPPLSEVRDAMAVVTTCVLLAAAERVTAS from the coding sequence GTGCGCATCCTCGAGGAGCCGAGCGTGGCCCTGTCCGACCTGTCGTCCGAAGAACTGTCAGCCTTTGTCGAGGAGCAGCGCGCGGCATATGAGCAGTACGTGGCCGCTGGACTGTCCCTCGACCTCACGCGCGGCAAGCCCTCGGCTGAGCAGTTGGATCTCTCGGAGCGGCTGCTGAGCCTCCCGGAGGGCCACACCTCCGCGGACGGAACGGATGTCCGCAATTACGGCGGGCTCGCGGGACTACCCGAGCTCCGCGCCCTCTTCGCCGAGTTGCTTGGCGTGGAACCCGGCCAGATCATTGCGGGCGGCAACAGCAGCCTGACCCTGATGTCGGACACCTTGGTGCACCTCCTGCTGCACGGTGGTGTCGATTCAGAAGGCCCCTGGGCGGGCCAGGGAACGATGCGGTTCATCTGTCCCGTGCCCGGCTACGACCGCCACTTCGCGTTGCTGGAATCTCTCGGCATCGAGATGGTCACCGTGCCGATGAACGCCGACGGCCCAGACGTGGCGGCGGTCAAGGAATTGGTCAAGGACCCGAGCGTCAAGGGGATGTGGCTCGTCCCGACCTATGGCAACCCCTCCGGGATCACCTGCAGCCAAGAGGTCGCTGCTGAACTCGCGGGGATGGAGACTGCGGCGCCAGACTTCAAGATTCTCTGGGACAACGCGTACGCCTTGCATCACCTGACCGACACCGAGGTCAAGAGCGCAGACATCCTTTCGCTAGCGTCGGCGTCCGGTCATCCGCACCGCCCCGTGGTGTTCGCCTCGACGAGCAAGATCACCTTTGCTGGCGCGGGTGTGGCCTTCCTCGCGGGCTCGACCGAGACCGTGAAGTGGTTCACCGGTCACCTCGGCAAGAGCTCGATCGGTCCTGACAAGGTCAACCACTTGCGCCACATGCAGTTCTTCGGTGACGCCAACGGCGTGCGCGCTCATATGGCCAAACACCGGGCCATCATCAAGCCGAAGTTCGACGCGGTCGACGAGATCCTGACCGACGACCTCGCGGCACATGAGGTTGCGACGTGGACTCGTCCCGAGGGCGGTTACTTCGTGAGCCTGGACGTGCTTCCTGGCACCGCCGCGCGCGTGGTCGAGTTGGCCAAGGCCGCCGGTGTTGCGCTCACGCCAGCCGGGGCGTCCTTTCCCCACGGCAAAGACCCGCAGGACACCAACATCCGGCTCGCGCCGACCCTGCCGCCGCTGTCAGAGGTACGCGACGCGATGGCCGTCGTGACCACGTGCGTGCTGCTGGCCGCGGCGGAGCGTGTTACCGCTTCCTGA
- a CDS encoding acetamidase/formamidase family protein: protein MDHFLDKSYGKAGFDAAVAPALRIEPGTGAVIGFETDDAVYAQLHERGSLDKVTAQINPITGPVYVEGAEPGDTLAVTIHAIDFIDHGWSVYLPGVGALAGRMGSESMTRSVPITRDGQVALTESLTVPAQPMIGCMGVAPATGVGSTVMPSYAYGGNMDLTDAKPGSTVYLPVQVPGALLSIGDLHAIMARGESSFVAIEAQGTAHVSIELVKGGAGGARVLRAPRVDTGEEMVFVGLGDPVQQSINRGYEDMYDFLVEDHGWSGADAYVVMSALAHSELGGPTGSIDPDPLHPMTAVGAVTVHRLPTSIL, encoded by the coding sequence ATGGATCATTTCCTCGACAAGTCCTACGGCAAGGCGGGCTTCGACGCCGCTGTGGCGCCGGCGCTCAGGATCGAGCCCGGAACCGGGGCGGTTATTGGCTTCGAGACCGACGACGCGGTCTACGCCCAACTCCACGAGCGCGGCAGCCTCGACAAAGTCACCGCGCAAATCAACCCGATCACCGGACCGGTCTATGTCGAGGGCGCTGAGCCAGGCGACACGCTGGCGGTCACCATCCACGCCATCGACTTCATCGATCACGGCTGGTCGGTATATCTGCCGGGGGTCGGCGCGCTCGCTGGCCGTATGGGCTCCGAGTCGATGACTCGCAGTGTGCCGATCACCCGCGACGGGCAGGTCGCGCTCACCGAATCGCTCACTGTCCCAGCCCAGCCGATGATCGGGTGCATGGGTGTCGCCCCCGCAACGGGGGTCGGGTCGACGGTGATGCCGAGCTATGCGTACGGCGGAAATATGGACCTCACCGATGCCAAGCCGGGCTCCACGGTCTACCTGCCGGTGCAGGTGCCCGGCGCGCTCCTGTCGATCGGTGACCTGCACGCGATCATGGCGCGTGGTGAATCGTCCTTCGTCGCCATCGAGGCGCAGGGCACCGCACACGTGTCGATCGAGTTGGTGAAAGGCGGGGCGGGCGGCGCTCGAGTTCTGCGTGCCCCGCGCGTTGATACCGGCGAGGAGATGGTCTTTGTTGGTCTGGGCGACCCCGTCCAGCAGTCCATCAACCGTGGCTATGAGGACATGTACGACTTTCTCGTCGAGGATCACGGTTGGTCTGGAGCCGATGCATACGTCGTGATGAGCGCGCTGGCCCACTCCGAGCTTGGCGGACCGACAGGGTCGATCGACCCAGATCCGCTGCACCCCATGACTGCCGTCGGAGCCGTCACCGTGCACCGGTTGCCCACCTCGATCCTCTGA
- the cobA gene encoding uroporphyrinogen-III C-methyltransferase, whose translation MRDFKASVRVIGRRVLVTFSEPLGVASLDGAALDGAVSAAVLELHAAGARVVVAGEGMPSSVHDLITRGEVESRSAATEHLVQEADLVVSVGDTPDVQRWADAANVTCLHRSVPASGQHDGGTVTLVGGGPGDPGLLTREGERALRQAQVVLFDRLAPVAALRELAPTATLLDVAKVPRGPGTSQERTNELLVEHARAGSRVVRLKGGDPFVFGRGGDEMLACAEAGIPVTVVPGVSSALSVPALAGIPLTHRGVAQGFSVVSGHLPPHHPDCQVDVAALARTGLTIVLLMAVATLPDYCEALMVAGLDPQTPGATIADGSLAGQRVIRAPLRSLAKDVAHSGIGAPAITVIGPVVGLDLSPSTPD comes from the coding sequence ATGCGTGACTTCAAAGCGAGTGTTCGGGTCATCGGGCGCCGCGTTTTGGTGACATTCAGTGAGCCCCTAGGCGTGGCGTCGCTCGACGGTGCTGCGCTCGACGGTGCTGTGTCCGCAGCGGTTCTCGAGTTGCATGCGGCCGGTGCGCGGGTTGTGGTGGCGGGGGAGGGCATGCCTTCCTCGGTGCACGATCTGATCACCCGTGGTGAGGTCGAGTCACGGTCCGCTGCCACTGAGCATCTGGTTCAGGAAGCCGACCTCGTGGTGAGCGTGGGAGACACGCCCGACGTGCAGCGTTGGGCAGATGCCGCGAACGTGACGTGCTTGCACCGCTCAGTGCCGGCCTCCGGTCAGCACGATGGCGGGACGGTCACCCTCGTGGGCGGCGGACCGGGCGATCCCGGGCTTCTGACGCGAGAGGGTGAGCGCGCCCTTCGCCAGGCGCAGGTCGTGCTTTTCGACCGACTGGCGCCGGTCGCGGCCTTACGCGAACTCGCGCCCACCGCAACGCTCCTCGACGTCGCCAAGGTGCCCCGTGGTCCCGGCACCAGCCAGGAGCGGACCAATGAGTTGCTGGTCGAGCATGCGCGCGCGGGGAGCCGGGTCGTACGCCTCAAAGGTGGTGACCCCTTCGTCTTTGGCCGCGGCGGGGACGAGATGCTGGCCTGCGCGGAGGCTGGAATCCCCGTCACGGTCGTGCCGGGCGTGAGTTCGGCGCTTTCGGTTCCTGCTCTGGCCGGTATCCCACTCACGCATCGCGGTGTCGCACAAGGGTTTTCGGTCGTGTCAGGGCACCTGCCGCCGCATCATCCTGACTGCCAGGTCGATGTGGCAGCGCTCGCCCGCACCGGGCTGACCATCGTGCTGCTCATGGCCGTCGCGACTCTTCCGGACTACTGCGAGGCGCTCATGGTCGCCGGGCTCGACCCGCAGACGCCTGGGGCCACCATCGCGGACGGTTCGCTAGCGGGCCAGCGGGTCATCCGGGCTCCGTTGCGGTCGCTCGCTAAGGACGTTGCGCACTCGGGGATCGGCGCGCCAGCCATTACGGTGATCGGTCCCGTTGTCGGTCTCGACCTCAGCCCCTCTACCCCCGATTGA
- a CDS encoding winged helix-turn-helix domain-containing protein, whose amino-acid sequence MRWVSTSMSLAQARRVALAAQGFADLPHARPTMRTFERTVARTGVLQVDSVNVLTRAHFLPLYSRMGPYDTDLLRRAAETRPRRMVEYWAHCQAFMPVDLWPVMRHRMERYAQRRAKWHAPLPLDVEREVLAQVRDVGAVTARDLDDGAPRRKEHWGWNWSQARVALDFLFMSGQLAAAGRNSQFELRYDLPERVLPAEALDAPAISREDAEIELVRRAARSHGVATVHCLRDYYRLPYLADTQRAVDVLVESGELTPVTVQGWKRPAYLHRDARIPRRMTARALLAPFDPLVWERDRAEALFDFFYRIEIYTPAAKRVHGYYVLPFLLGDRLVARVDLKADRASGRLVVRGAYAEPGAPADTAAELAAELRSMADWLSLSEVAVEPHGDLASALASVQEPT is encoded by the coding sequence ATGCGGTGGGTGTCGACCTCGATGTCTCTGGCGCAGGCCCGTCGGGTGGCTCTGGCCGCCCAAGGTTTCGCTGACCTGCCTCACGCGCGCCCGACCATGCGCACGTTCGAGCGGACGGTGGCACGCACCGGCGTGCTGCAGGTCGACAGCGTCAATGTACTGACCCGGGCGCATTTCCTTCCGCTCTACTCGCGGATGGGTCCCTACGACACCGACCTGCTGCGTCGGGCCGCTGAGACCCGTCCCCGTCGGATGGTCGAATACTGGGCGCACTGCCAGGCGTTCATGCCCGTCGACCTGTGGCCGGTGATGCGGCACCGGATGGAGCGATACGCCCAGCGGCGGGCAAAGTGGCATGCGCCGCTGCCGCTGGACGTCGAGCGCGAGGTGTTGGCACAGGTTCGGGATGTGGGCGCGGTGACTGCGCGCGACTTGGACGATGGCGCGCCGCGCCGGAAAGAGCATTGGGGCTGGAACTGGTCGCAGGCGCGCGTGGCGCTGGACTTCCTGTTCATGTCGGGCCAACTGGCGGCGGCGGGGCGCAATAGCCAGTTCGAGTTGCGCTATGACCTGCCCGAGCGGGTGCTGCCTGCGGAGGCCCTCGACGCTCCGGCGATCTCACGGGAGGACGCTGAGATCGAGCTGGTCCGGCGGGCTGCGCGCTCGCACGGGGTCGCGACGGTGCACTGCTTGCGCGACTACTACCGCCTGCCCTATCTGGCCGACACGCAGCGCGCGGTCGATGTGCTGGTGGAGTCCGGTGAGTTGACGCCGGTGACGGTGCAGGGATGGAAGCGACCGGCATACCTGCACCGCGACGCCCGCATCCCGCGGCGCATGACAGCGCGGGCGCTGCTCGCGCCCTTTGACCCGCTGGTGTGGGAGCGGGACCGCGCCGAGGCGTTGTTTGACTTCTTCTACCGGATCGAGATCTACACTCCGGCCGCCAAGCGAGTGCACGGCTATTACGTGCTGCCCTTCCTCCTCGGCGACCGGTTGGTCGCCCGCGTCGACCTGAAGGCCGACCGGGCGAGCGGACGCCTGGTGGTGCGCGGGGCTTACGCCGAGCCCGGCGCGCCCGCCGACACGGCGGCTGAACTCGCGGCAGAACTGCGCAGCATGGCCGACTGGCTGAGTCTCAGCGAGGTCGCCGTGGAGCCCCACGGCGACCTCGCATCAGCCTTGGCGAGCGTTCAGGAGCCGACGTAG
- the tuf gene encoding elongation factor Tu: MAKAKFERTKPHVNIGTIGHIDHGKTTLTAAISKVLHDKLPDLNEASAFDTIDKAPEEKQRGITISIAHIEYQTESRHYAHVDCPGHADYVKNMITGAAQMDGAILVVAATDGPMPQTKEHVLLARQVGVPYIIVALNKADMVDDEEIMELVEMEVRELLSAYDFPGDDVPVLPVSALKALEGDAEWGEKLMALMDAVDEYIPQPERDLDKPFMMPVEDVFTITGRGTVVTGRIERGVLNVNDTVDIVGIRPDKQTTTVTGIEMFRKLLDEGRAGENVGLLLRGTKREDVERGQVVVKPGSITPHTKFEAQVYILSKDEGGRHTPFYDNYRPQFYFRTTDVTGVVDLPEGTEMVMPGDNTEMLVELIAPIAMEDGLKFNIREGGRTVGAGRVTKIIE, translated from the coding sequence GTGGCTAAGGCCAAGTTCGAGCGGACCAAGCCGCACGTCAACATCGGCACCATCGGTCACATCGACCATGGAAAGACGACGCTGACCGCGGCGATTTCCAAGGTGCTGCACGACAAGCTTCCCGACCTCAATGAGGCGTCCGCCTTCGACACGATCGACAAGGCGCCCGAAGAGAAGCAGCGCGGCATCACGATTTCGATCGCTCACATCGAGTACCAGACCGAGTCGCGTCACTACGCGCACGTTGACTGCCCGGGTCACGCTGACTACGTCAAGAACATGATCACCGGTGCCGCTCAGATGGACGGCGCAATCCTCGTGGTTGCGGCGACTGACGGCCCGATGCCCCAGACCAAGGAGCACGTCCTCCTGGCTCGCCAGGTTGGCGTTCCTTACATCATCGTCGCCCTGAACAAGGCCGACATGGTGGACGACGAGGAAATCATGGAGCTCGTCGAGATGGAGGTTCGTGAGCTGCTTTCGGCGTACGACTTCCCGGGCGACGACGTTCCGGTGCTCCCGGTCTCGGCGCTGAAGGCGCTCGAGGGCGACGCCGAGTGGGGCGAGAAGCTCATGGCACTCATGGACGCTGTGGATGAGTACATCCCGCAGCCCGAGCGTGACCTCGACAAGCCGTTCATGATGCCCGTTGAGGACGTCTTCACGATCACCGGTCGTGGAACCGTTGTCACCGGTCGTATCGAGCGCGGTGTGCTCAACGTCAACGACACTGTCGACATCGTCGGCATCCGTCCGGACAAGCAGACCACCACGGTCACCGGCATCGAGATGTTCCGCAAGCTCCTCGACGAGGGTCGCGCGGGCGAGAACGTCGGCCTGCTGCTTCGCGGCACCAAGCGCGAGGACGTTGAGCGTGGCCAGGTTGTCGTGAAGCCGGGTTCGATCACCCCGCACACCAAGTTCGAGGCGCAGGTCTACATCCTGTCCAAGGACGAGGGCGGCCGTCACACGCCGTTCTATGACAACTACCGTCCGCAGTTCTACTTCCGGACGACCGACGTGACCGGCGTCGTTGACCTCCCCGAGGGCACCGAGATGGTCATGCCAGGCGACAACACCGAAATGCTGGTCGAGCTCATCGCTCCGATCGCCATGGAGGACGGCTTGAAGTTCAACATCCGTGAGGGTGGCCGCACCGTGGGTGCGGGTCGCGTCACCAAGATCATTGAGTGA